One stretch of Qipengyuania gelatinilytica DNA includes these proteins:
- the gmd gene encoding GDP-mannose 4,6-dehydratase, which translates to MSAKRALITGVTGQDGSYLARLLLEKGYEVHGLKRRSSSFNTGRIEDIYEDPHDPDPQMYLHFGDVTDATNLIRVMQEVQPHEVYNLAAQSHVQVSFETPEYTANADALGALRLLEAIRILKLEGHTRFFQASTSEMFGMVQETPQTETTPFYPRSPYAVAKLYAHWITVNYREAYNMHASCGIMFNHESPVRGETFVTRKITRAVAAIAAGREDRLFLGNLDARRDWGHAREYARGMWMMLQQDQPGDYVLATGQAVSVRDFTRWVFEDAGIDLEFRGEGEDEKGFCTKTGKCLVEIDPRYFRPTEVDFLLGDASKAKAQLGWEAETPVRELAREMLAADMAALKDSPA; encoded by the coding sequence TTGAGCGCCAAGCGGGCATTGATCACCGGGGTGACCGGTCAGGACGGGTCGTATCTTGCGCGCCTGTTGCTGGAGAAAGGCTACGAGGTCCACGGCCTCAAGCGCCGTTCGTCTTCCTTCAACACCGGGCGGATCGAGGACATTTACGAGGATCCGCACGATCCCGATCCGCAGATGTACCTGCATTTCGGCGATGTGACCGATGCCACCAATCTCATCCGCGTGATGCAGGAAGTGCAGCCGCACGAGGTCTACAACCTTGCTGCGCAAAGCCATGTACAGGTCAGCTTCGAAACGCCCGAATATACTGCCAATGCCGATGCGCTGGGCGCACTGCGCCTGCTCGAGGCGATCCGAATCCTGAAGCTGGAAGGCCACACGCGCTTCTTCCAGGCCTCGACCAGCGAGATGTTCGGCATGGTACAGGAAACGCCGCAGACCGAGACCACCCCTTTTTATCCGCGCAGTCCCTATGCGGTGGCCAAGCTCTATGCGCACTGGATCACGGTGAACTACCGCGAAGCCTACAACATGCACGCCAGCTGCGGGATCATGTTCAACCACGAAAGCCCGGTTCGCGGGGAGACTTTCGTGACGCGCAAGATCACCCGCGCGGTGGCGGCGATTGCCGCGGGCCGCGAGGACAGGCTCTTCCTCGGCAATCTCGATGCAAGGCGCGACTGGGGCCATGCCCGCGAATATGCGCGCGGCATGTGGATGATGCTGCAGCAGGACCAGCCGGGCGATTACGTGCTGGCGACCGGACAGGCCGTCAGCGTGCGCGATTTCACCCGCTGGGTCTTCGAAGATGCCGGGATCGACCTGGAATTTCGCGGCGAAGGCGAAGACGAAAAAGGTTTCTGCACAAAGACCGGCAAATGCCTCGTCGAGATCGATCCGCGCTATTTCCGCCCGACCGAGGTCGATTTCCTGCTCGGCGACGCGTCGAAGGCCAAGGCGCAGCTTGGCTGGGAGGCCGAGACGCCCGTACGCGAACTGGCGCGCGAAATGCTTGCAGCGGACATGGCTGCGCTGAAGGACAGTCCGGCGTGA
- a CDS encoding PhzF family phenazine biosynthesis protein: protein MTKLPYWHVDAFSDRPFAGNQAAVMPLDAWLDDDVLQAIAEENNFAETAFVVKDETGEADWELRWFTPTEEVRLCGHATLASGHVLLTRDGGESVTFRTRRAGVLEVRRSDAGYELGLPAIPTERGDWDEAVALIGAEPQEVWLNPEGYGIYLFESEQQVRALDPDLRGLKALGNDQFICTAPGSDTDVVSRVFVPGGGVDEDSFTGSAHACLTHFWAGRLGRDSFTAFQASQRGGFATCRLEGDRAWLGGPCVTVVEGSFYLP, encoded by the coding sequence ATGACGAAACTGCCCTACTGGCATGTCGATGCCTTCTCCGACCGGCCCTTCGCGGGCAACCAGGCTGCGGTGATGCCGCTCGATGCATGGCTCGACGACGATGTGCTGCAAGCCATCGCGGAAGAGAACAATTTTGCCGAAACCGCTTTCGTGGTGAAGGACGAAACGGGCGAGGCGGACTGGGAATTGCGCTGGTTCACCCCGACCGAAGAAGTGCGCCTGTGCGGCCATGCAACGCTGGCCAGCGGGCATGTCCTCCTGACCCGTGATGGCGGTGAAAGCGTGACCTTCCGGACGCGCAGGGCCGGCGTGCTCGAAGTGCGGCGCAGCGATGCTGGCTATGAGCTCGGCCTGCCCGCGATCCCCACCGAGCGCGGCGATTGGGACGAAGCGGTCGCGCTGATCGGCGCGGAGCCGCAGGAAGTCTGGCTCAATCCCGAGGGCTACGGCATCTACCTGTTTGAAAGCGAGCAGCAGGTGCGCGCGCTCGATCCCGATTTGCGCGGCCTGAAGGCACTGGGGAACGACCAGTTCATCTGCACCGCGCCGGGCAGTGATACCGATGTCGTCAGCCGCGTGTTCGTGCCGGGCGGCGGCGTCGACGAGGACAGTTTTACAGGCTCGGCGCATGCCTGCCTCACCCATTTCTGGGCTGGCCGGCTGGGGAGGGACAGCTTTACCGCTTTCCAGGCCTCGCAGCGCGGCGGCTTCGCCACCTGCCGGCTGGAAGGCGACCGGGCGTGGCTCGGCGGGCCCTGCGTGACGGTGGTCGAGGGAAGCTTCTACCTGCCCTGA
- a CDS encoding serine hydrolase domain-containing protein has protein sequence MLMRSRPLIALALAATSLASCGSPGPAEEPLLSEEALAAVTADPGAPTKALAREVDDLFSMEGLGETRALIVMKDGKIAAERYGEGYDADTRFVSWSMAKTVTALMIGQLVGDGLLRLDQPAPVPRWQRSGDPRADITLRHLLQMRSGLEHTEAGDPPWESGEVRMLFLDGRDDMADYATAQPPEAEPGEKFEYSSNTTVILADIAARTLADADHAEARRRAVSDYLHARLFEPLGMDSMVPEFDRAGTLVGGSLMHATARDWAKLGELMRRKGSHRGEQLVPRSWIEAMVKPSPASPHYGLQTWLNRPNGEAEHPLFPNRAPQSMYAMIGHMGQYVIVSPEQGLTIVRLGHSNREERIAMLQQLADIMELYPVQGR, from the coding sequence ATGTTGATGCGGTCGCGCCCCCTTATCGCCCTTGCCCTTGCTGCCACAAGCCTTGCTTCATGCGGTTCGCCCGGTCCTGCCGAGGAACCCCTGCTAAGCGAGGAAGCGCTCGCCGCCGTGACCGCCGATCCGGGCGCGCCGACCAAGGCGCTGGCGCGCGAAGTGGACGATCTCTTCAGCATGGAAGGGCTTGGCGAAACGCGCGCGCTGATCGTGATGAAGGACGGCAAGATTGCGGCCGAACGCTATGGCGAAGGCTATGATGCGGACACGCGTTTCGTCAGCTGGTCGATGGCCAAGACGGTCACCGCGCTGATGATCGGACAGCTGGTCGGCGACGGACTTCTCCGGCTTGACCAACCTGCCCCCGTTCCGCGCTGGCAACGCAGCGGCGATCCGCGAGCGGACATCACGCTGCGCCACCTGCTCCAGATGCGCAGCGGGCTGGAGCATACCGAGGCCGGCGATCCGCCGTGGGAAAGCGGCGAGGTGCGCATGCTCTTCCTCGACGGGCGCGACGATATGGCGGATTATGCGACCGCCCAGCCGCCCGAGGCCGAGCCGGGCGAGAAGTTCGAATATTCCTCGAACACCACGGTCATCCTCGCCGACATCGCCGCGCGCACGCTGGCCGATGCCGACCATGCCGAAGCCCGCCGCCGCGCGGTGAGCGATTATCTCCATGCCCGGCTGTTCGAGCCGCTGGGCATGGATTCGATGGTCCCCGAATTCGACCGTGCTGGCACGCTGGTCGGCGGGAGCCTGATGCACGCCACCGCGCGCGACTGGGCGAAGCTGGGCGAGTTGATGCGCCGCAAGGGATCGCACCGGGGCGAACAGCTCGTCCCGCGCAGCTGGATCGAGGCGATGGTGAAGCCCAGCCCTGCCAGCCCGCATTATGGCCTCCAGACCTGGCTGAACCGCCCCAATGGCGAGGCTGAGCATCCGCTGTTCCCGAACCGCGCACCGCAATCCATGTATGCGATGATCGGTCACATGGGTCAGTATGTGATCGTCTCACCCGAACAGGGGCTGACGATCGTGCGCCTCGGCCATTCGAACCGTGAAGAGCGCATCGCCATGCTCCAGCAACTCGCCGATATCATGGAGCTCTACCCCGTTCAGGGCAGGTAG
- the fcl gene encoding GDP-L-fucose synthase, producing the protein MSAYALAGKRIYVAGHRGMVGSALVRRLAREDCEVLTADRSVDLREQAEVREWFTDNRPDAVILAAAKVGGILANSEQPGEFLYDNLAIAANVIEAARRVRTGKLLFLGSSCIYPKFAEQPITEAALLTGALEPTNEAYAIAKIAGLKLAAAYREQYGCDFISAMPTNLYGPGDNYDPQSSHVIPGMIRRFHEAKRAGEGSVSIWGSGTPLREFMHVDDLADACIFLLANYSQAQHVNVGSGEEITIRDLAALVAQTVGFEGWIECDTSKPDGTPRKLMDSSRLRAMGWKPSVSLEEGLKGAYAAFLADEA; encoded by the coding sequence GTGAGCGCCTACGCACTGGCGGGCAAGCGCATCTATGTCGCGGGGCACCGCGGCATGGTGGGCAGCGCGCTGGTGCGCAGGCTGGCGCGCGAAGACTGCGAAGTCCTGACGGCGGATCGCAGTGTCGACCTGCGCGAACAGGCCGAGGTGCGGGAATGGTTCACCGATAACCGGCCCGATGCGGTCATCCTTGCCGCGGCAAAAGTCGGCGGGATCCTTGCGAACAGCGAGCAGCCGGGCGAATTTCTCTACGACAATCTCGCCATCGCGGCGAATGTGATCGAGGCGGCACGCAGGGTCAGGACCGGCAAGCTGCTCTTCCTCGGTTCGTCCTGCATCTACCCCAAGTTTGCCGAACAGCCGATTACAGAAGCGGCGCTTCTGACCGGTGCGCTGGAGCCGACCAACGAGGCCTATGCCATTGCAAAAATCGCCGGACTGAAGCTCGCCGCCGCCTATCGCGAGCAATATGGCTGCGATTTCATCTCTGCCATGCCGACCAATCTCTATGGTCCCGGCGACAATTACGACCCGCAATCAAGCCACGTGATCCCGGGCATGATCCGCCGTTTCCATGAAGCGAAGCGGGCGGGCGAAGGCAGCGTTTCGATCTGGGGTAGCGGCACCCCTTTGCGCGAATTCATGCATGTCGACGATCTGGCCGATGCCTGCATCTTCCTGCTCGCCAATTATTCGCAAGCGCAGCACGTCAATGTCGGATCGGGCGAGGAGATCACGATCCGCGATCTTGCGGCACTGGTCGCCCAGACCGTCGGCTTCGAAGGATGGATCGAATGCGACACGTCTAAACCCGATGGCACCCCGCGCAAGCTGATGGACAGTTCGCGCCTTCGTGCAATGGGTTGGAAACCGTCAGTATCTCTCGAGGAAGGCCTCAAGGGCGCCTACGCCGCCTTCCTTGCCGACGAGGCCTGA